One segment of Rhipicephalus sanguineus isolate Rsan-2018 chromosome 6, BIME_Rsan_1.4, whole genome shotgun sequence DNA contains the following:
- the LOC119396753 gene encoding uncharacterized protein LOC119396753: MNVEHLGTPSRRTIARRFCSTPIRTSDAADSEVADGDVSSFLSTLDEFVEQCDSFLSACPQVSSENDPAGVRVDVEDAAGNVSCFHECFTEYSEGQGLPEHASTTPQVSYVEDDRIGPFEDADDVLALSSDDECMEDTLLEQHSSASQNSTSSSARACKGSLEDADEDLAFSSEDECTEANRSERYSSISQHSVCPSTKAQHSEQECVYGSQNVDYNQNAKHGQGSEGNDEHAYMGRDANYIILEELNCENSLSPSRDEHFHPHSFQQESVSVSEDYGVKTIENHCRQEDESFHGNFENAVHFSNERYRQEPRAGELSHQNCTRMENAFETRTCSEVPQTNRSNQRYNKFSGSCQVQNASVSCCARCPEQLEEQQYQEYVESFNESCVMEDASTFKKYKDEPLEAESFDDSCIMEDASTFKKYDDVEEMEAKQYAQGYNDSCAMNDVSVFRTDAKTRERNLACSDSSCHIRQRKDCCLREGHLATPCVNKSAEYVAQCHTNCSPQEILVADQKAVYEFKNHCSSSYTPNSSPMPSSSLGICDESRMGDKPVSSVTPHQQHGSLASVEALEDVTSKSSKMLSHSEAADRECDITPASCTVGKKPEHCSSIQDFAASSERVASNAILKQHFKQHAIANSPAYFTDVVQSVQNICTTSSLCHEDIVQTVPNFEETDKKLFHALSALSDDYVGSSSSTVHELKGNGIGSIAKTSEKVEVVLEGRKDNHNETDIVPAVDKKCKETSLAVSPTSKPVFLLDACLQSEPICDRSDVLETTLVAEADMNVETSVQSHCKSPLLSCVAAGDLLDLGVETDSDTFVGEVQSPVASAISVEDCQPVQLSADMQSMLSLPCTVTSGDVLDLGVDTDDTLVDEVQSPVLSAKSAEHCQPALQNEGASVLEVPRQPRTEASKCMLPQGAPIPSADTISLAANAPVPSLLVCTSSEDEIYIPEDLDMREKLNNIRSQLERNKPEDPNAHVIYTVPTDFRSSEPQLPIVKAPEMKNRAPFTSEDPAENMDNENPEWEAVRRLTTDEERYQAVQAVWHNVKIPDPHKELSTFHYRRRTLSLKHAKNTPSSKSKRRKRKASHCSHHEHSKPAKRQRLDTDIIDLKLKELQRKKEKDVTKAQKTFSDDIRQLHMSLMRTNQETYASHNHHKHHRRAHTEPWDFRYYLSQEQRICAEFKASEQSIENEYMTREHKLLSAREEVRRVDDFYAGLRDTDPRLLSEKQVKEHFKLEEMLGHFRVVYRTPNE; encoded by the coding sequence ATGAACGTCGAACATTTGGGGACTCCAAGCCGAAGGACAATCGCTCGAAGATTTTGTAGCACGCCAATCAGGACCAGTGACGCTGCGGACAGTGAAGTGGCCGATGGTgacgtttcttcatttctttccacCTTGGACGAGTTTGTGGAACAGTGCGATAGTTTTCTTTCTGCATGCCCTCAAGTCTCCTCTGAAAACGATCCTGCTGGCGTACGTGTAGATGTGGAAGACGCCGCTGGCAACGTAAGCTGCTTTCATGAATGTTTTACCGAGTATAGCGAAGGACAAGGCTTGCCGGAGCATGCATCTACCACTCCGCAGGTTAGCTATGTAGAGGACGACAGGATAGGCCCTTTCGAAGATGCCGATGATGTTCTAGCTCTCAGTAGCGATGATGAGTGCATGGAAGATACTCTGTTGGAACAACATTCCTCGGCTTCTCAGAATTCAACTTCTTCCTCGGCTAGGGCTTGTAAGGGCTCCCTTGAAGATGCCGACGAAGATCTAGCCTTCAGCAGCGAAGATGAGTGTACAGAAGCAAACCGATCAGAACGATATTCCTCAATTTCACAGCATTCAGTTTGTCCCTCGACTAAGGCTCAGCACAGTGAACAAGAATGTGTTTATGGTTCACAAAACGTTGACTATAACCAAAATGCAAAACATGGTCAGGGCAGTGAAGGTAATGATGAGCATGCGTACATGGGGCGCGATGCCAATTACATAATCCTAGAAGAGCTAAATTGTGAAAATTCCTTGTCCCCATCAAGAGATGAGCATTTTCATCCACATTCATTTCAACAAGAAAGTGTGTCTGTCTCCGAGGATTATGGAGTGAAAACAATAGAGAATCATTGCAGACAGGAAGATGAAAGCTTTCATGGCAACTTTGAAAATGCAGTGCATTTTTCGAATGAAAGATACAGGCAGGAACCTAGAGCAGGGGAACTGAGCCATCAGAACTGCACTCGTATGGAAAATGCCTTTGAAACCAGAACATGTTCTGAGGTTCCTCAGACAAACAGAAGCAACCAGCGCTACAACAAATTCAGTGGAAGCTGTCAAGTGCAGAATGCTAGCGTTTCTTGCTGTGCCCGCTGTCCAGAACAACTAGAAGAGCAGCAATATCAGGAGTATGTGGAAAGTTTTAATGAAAGCTGTGTCATGGAGGATGCTTCTACGTTTAAGAAATATAAAGATGAACCATTGGAGGCAGAGAGCTTTGATGACAGCTGTATCATGGAGGATGCATCTACATTTAAGAAGTATGATGACGTAGAAGAGATGGAAGCTAAACAGTATGCACAAGGGTACAATGACAGCTGTGCCATGAATGATGTTTCTGTATTTAGAACAGATGCTAAGACAAGGGAGAGAAATTTAGCATGTTCGGATAGCTCATGTCATATTCGTCAAAGGAAAGATTGCTGTCTACGTGAAGGACACCTGGCAACACCTTGTGTGAACAAATCAGCTGAGTATGTTGCACAGTGCCACACAAATTGTTCTCCGCAAGAGATTCTTGTGGCTGATCAGAAAGCAGTGTACGAATTTAAGAATCACTGTAGCAGTTCTTATACTCCAAACTCTAGTCCAATGCCTTCAAGCTCTCTTGGCATCTGTGACGAATCGCGTATGGGCGACAAACCAGTGTCAAGTGTCACGCCCCACCAACAACATGGCAGCCTGGCATCTGTTGAAGCATTAGAGGATGTCACTTCAAAGAGCTCTAAAATGTTGTCGCATTCAGAAGCAGCAGATAGAGAATGTGATATCACTCCAGCAAGTTGCACTGTTGGTAAAAAACCTGAGCACTGCAGCTCAATTCAGGACTTTGCAGCCTCAAGTGAGCGAGTGGCTAGCAATGCGATTTTAAAACAACACTTCAAACAACACGCCATTGCTAACAGCCCGGCTTACTTCACGGATGTTGTGCAGTCCGTTCAAAATATCTGTACCACAAGTTCATTATGTCACGAGGACATTGTGCAGACAGTGCCAAATTTTGAGGAGACGGACAAAAAACTGTTTCATGCTCTATCAGCTCTTAGTGATGATTATGTAGGTTCTTCTAGTTCTACAGTGCACGAGCTTAAAGGCAACGGCATTGGGAGTATTGCCAAGACCAGTGAAAAAGTTGAAGTTGTTCTTGAGGGACGTAAAGATAACCATAACGAAACTGACATTGTCCCTGCTGTGGACAAGAAGTGTAAGGAAACTTCACTGGCAGTTAGTCCCACATCCAAGCCTGTATTTCTTCTGGATGCATGTCTGCAGTCCGAACCTATCTGTGATAGAAGTGACGTTCTTGAAACTACACTGGTAGCCGAAGCTGACATGAACGTTGAAACAAGCGTTCAAAGCCACTGCAAGAGCCCATTGCTGTCCTGTGTTGCAGCTGGAGATCTTCTTGACCTTGGAGTTGAAACTGACAGTGATACCTTTGTCGGTGAAGTACAGTCACCTGTGGCATCAGCGATATCTGTAGAAGACTGCCAGCCAGTGCAACTATCTGCTGATATGCAAAGCATGCTTTCTCTGCCCTGCACTGTCACTTCTGGAGATGTTCTAGACCTGGGTGTTGACACTGATGACACGCTTGTTGATGAAGTGCAGTCGCCTGTGCTTTCAGCAAAATCTGCAGAACATTGCCAGCCAGCTTTGCAGAATGAAGGTGCCTCAGTACTGGAGGTGCCACGACAACCACGTACTGAAGCATCAAAGTGTATGCTTCCTCAAGGCGCTCCTATTCCCTCTGCTGACACAATAAGCCTTGCTGCGAATGCACCCGTACCATCACTATTGGTATGTACATCCAGTGAGGATGAGATATATATTCCTGAAGATTTGGATATGCGCGAGAAACTAAACAATATTAGGAGCCAGCTAGAACGGAACAAGCCTGAAGACCCAAATGCTCATGTGATCTATACTGTGCCCACTGATTTTAGAAGCTCAGAACCACAGTTGCCCATTGTCAAGGCCCCAGAGATGAAAAACCGAGCCCCATTCACAAGTGAAGATCCTGCCGAAAATATGGACAACGAAAATCCTGAATGGGAAGCTGTTCGCCGCCTTACGACAGATGAGGAACGATACCAGGCTGTCCAAGCGGTCTGGCATAACGTCAAGATTCCAGACCCCCACAAAGAACTGTCGACGTTCCACTACCGACGACGTACGCTGAGTCTGAAACATGCAAAGAACACACCTTCCTCCAAGTCTAAACGCCGCAAGCGCAAGGCGTCCCACTGCTCCCACCACGAACACAGTAAACCGGCCAAGCGTCAGCGTTTGGACACTGACATTATTGACCTGAAGCTAAAGGAACTCCAACGAAAAAAGGAGAAGGACGTCACAAAAGCGCAGAAAACGTTCAGCGATGACATCAGGCAGCTCCACATGAGTTTGATGAGGACCAACCAGGAGACGTACGCTTCGCACAACCACCACAAGCACCACAGGAGAGCACACACGGAGCCTTGGGACTTCCGCTACTATCTGTCGCAAGAACAGAGGATCTGCGCAGAGTTCAAAGCCAGTGAACAGAGCATAGAAAATGAGTACATGACCAGGGAGCACAAACTGCTCAGCGCTAGAGAAGAAGTTCGGCGCGTCGATGATTTCTATGCTGGCCTGAGAGACACAGACCCGCGGCTCCTGTCGGAAAAACAAGTTAAGGAACACTTCAAGCTGGAAGAAATGCTGGGACATTTCAGAGTGGTTTACAGGACACCTAATGAGTGA